In Capsicum annuum cultivar UCD-10X-F1 unplaced genomic scaffold, UCD10Xv1.1 ctg78971, whole genome shotgun sequence, a single window of DNA contains:
- the LOC124885459 gene encoding ribonuclease MC-like: protein MKKLSLLLFLVLIVILLVIISNVSCQDKTTLFLHVDDSIKAPPVPALMWYVLTWPPTFCLKLRPPAQCIKPIRDHEFTLHGLWPADANGKTITCTITVPVDWDKLIRPRESRLKTFWPELKENQPKYSIWKHEWEKHGVCGLTTAEQYFDAA, encoded by the exons ATGAAGAAACTTTCTTTGCTTCTTTTTCTTGTTCTCATAGTTATTCTACTTGTAATAATTTCTAATGTTAGTTGCCAAGACAAAACGACTTTATTTCTTCATGTTGATGACTCCATAAAAGCCCCTCCTGTACCAGCACTGATGTGGTATGTGCTTACATGGCCACCAACATTTTGTCTGAAGCTAAGACCTCCAGCTCAGTGCATTAAACCAATTCGTGATCATGAATTCACACTTCATGGACTTTGGCCAGCTGATGCAAATGGAAAAACAATTACCTGCACAATTACTGTACCTGTAGATTGGGACAAGCTg ATTCGGCCAAGAGAATCACGACTCAAAACATTCTGGCCAGAACTTAAAGAAAACCAACCCAAATATAGCATATGGAAACATGAGTGGGAAAAGCATGGAGTGTGTGGGTTAACAACAGCAGAACAATACTTTGATGCAGCC